TTTGGATATAggaaaaaaatcagtttttactacagtattattattatttttaagaaaatacaatttcaagttgatcaaatttttttttatgtcaacaagttaattattatttttttaatttttagttataatgatttttaaatatatttttttgctcataaaatataattataaaagaaaaaaataaaatagtggaTAAAATGTTGAATTTtgttcaaataaaattattaaaagagtAAAAATTAAacgaataattaattaataagcgaaagaaagagaaaaatgatCCAGTTAAAAGTGTAGATTAAGTTGTTGaataatttcatattaataaaaagttaaatcaaattattaaagTTAAATATCTGATATACACAAAGAAAATTCTCgaatccttttaaaaaaaaaacaaactcttAATCCCGGATATTGTTATACTCGTATCCAAACAGTCCGCTTAACCAAAACCCCATTATAGTCTCTCTCCCCCGCAAGGAACTTTCCAGAAGAACACAAAGAGACCTCCCAGATTCAACCATGGCCGACGAAGCTAAAGCCAAAGGCAACGCAGCTTTCTCCTCAGGCGACTTCACCTCCGCCGTCAACCACTTCACCGACGCAATCAACCTATCTCCAACCAACCACGTCCTCTTCTCCAACCGCTCCGCCGCCCACGCCTCCCTTCACCAATACCAAGAAGCTCTCTCCGACGCCAAGAAGACCGTCGAACTCAAACCAGACTGGGCCAAGGGCTACAGCCGCCTCGGCGCTGCTCACGTGGGGCTGAACCAGTTCGGAGAAGCGGCCGATGCTTATTCCAAGGGGCTCGAGATCGATCCGAGCAACGAGGCGTTGAAGTCAGGCTTAGCAGACGCGTCGTCGAGGTCACGCGCCGCCGCGCCTCAGAATAATCCGTTTGGGGATGCTTTCAAAGGCCCCGAGATGTGGGCGAAGCTGAGCGCTGACCCGTCGACGAGAGGGTTTCTGAAGCAGCCTGACTTTGTTAACATGATGCAGGAGATACAGAGGAGCCCTAGCAATCTCAATCTCTACTTGAAAGACCAGAGGGTGATGCAGTCTCTTGGCGTTTTGTTGAATGTTCAGATCAGGACTCAGGCTGGTGATGAGGCTGAGGCTATGGAGGAGGATGAGATGGTTGTGAATGAGCCTGAGGTTGAGAAGAAGCCTGAGCCTGAGCCGGAGGTTGCAgaggagaaggagaggaagGAGAAGGCTTTGAAGGAGAAAGAGATGGGGAATGCTGCCTACAAGAAGAAGGATTTTGAAAATGCTATCAAGCATTACTCCACAGCTATGGAGATTGATGATGAAGACATCTCTTACATCACGAACCGTGCTGCTGTTCATCTCGAGATGGGAAATGTAATATTACCTTTGATTGAGTCTATAGTGATTTGCTTTAGAGTCTAAAAATGTGGAATGTGTGTGATTACAGTATGATGAGTGCATCAAGGATTGTGATAAGGCGGTTGAGAGAGGTAGAGAGCTTAGGTCAGATTACAAGATGGTAGCTAAAGCTTTGACTAGGAAAGGAACTGCTCTCGGGAAGATGGCTAAAGTCTCTAACGACTATGAACCTGTCATCGAGACTTACCAGAAGGCTCTTACGGAGCACCGTAACCCAGACACGTTGAAGAGGTTGAATGAGGCAGAGagagccaagaaagagttggAGCAGCAGGAGTATTTTGATCCAGCTATTGGTGATGCCGAGCGTGAGAAAGGTATATGCTTTGTATTATGCGAGGAAATAATCTCATAAAACTAACATCTTGTTGTGTTTGTAATATACAGGTAATGAGTTCTTCAAGGAGCAGAAGTATCCTGATGCTGTGAAGCATTATACCGAAGCTATCAAAAGGAATCCAAAAGATCCGAGAGTAAGGCCTTGATTCAGTGTTGTGTATAAAATGTTTCTCTATTTGATTGTTTAAATGACCTGTTGAATGTCACATAGGCGTATAGCAACCGAGCTGCATGTTACACAAAACTGGGGGCAATGCCAGAAGGATTGAAGGATGCAGAGAAATGTATCGAGCTCGATCCAACATTCTCAAAGGGATACAGCAGAAAAGGTGCGGTCCAGTTCTTCATGAAGGAGTATGACAACGCAATGGAAACGTACCAGGAGGGTCTCAAACATGATCCTAACAATCAGGAGCTTCTTGACGGTGTTAGAAGGTATAATATACGTGTAAAAGTTACAGAGAGAGATTTATTCATTCTGTTATCTTAGTAGCCTATGTAATGTGTTGTAAACTTTTTATGCAGATGTGTACAACAGATCAACAAGGCAAACCGTGGTGACCTTACTCCCGAAGAGTTGAAAGAAAGACAGGTTAGATTCTAACTACTGTTACAGAACGTCTTCCTTGTGAGTTTAAGCTTACTTAAATtgggattttgttttttttttcccttcgTGCAGGCTAAGGGAATGCAAGACCCGGAGATCCAGAACATTCTCACAGATCCTGTAATGAGTCAGGTAAAGAGACAAAACTTAACTTCTCTAGATGATTTCTCAACCCAGAAACCAAATGTTTGGTTCAGATGATGTCTCACAAAACTCCAACACTGCTCTCTTTGAACAGGTTCTGTCTGATCTCCAGGAAAACCCAGCAGCAGCACAAAAACACATGCAGAACCCGATGATTATGAACAAAATCCAAAAGCTTATCAGCTCAGGAATCGTCCAGATGAAGTAAATCCATAAGAAAAGACATCAATTTCTATTTCGCAGATTTTTTTCTACCTTTTGTGACTCGAGCCAAAGATGGGTTCTTCCCATTTTTCCAGACTGCTTACTCTGTTATAACATTTTTCTTCTCATATCCAGTGTTTACtagaaaattataactttgtcTAATAGATTTGTATAATGAACCAAACAAAACCACAATAACTTTCCAGTGTAGGATTAGTAGTCTtggacaaaagaaaaatctgtCTTAAGCTGGTTCCGAGTATGCTAAGGAACAGCATCGAACTTAGCCAACTGCGCTGTGTTAGATGCACGATCTTTTGTTATCCGGAGCTTATGCACTCCTCAAGTCTTTTCATGACACCGGGATTATAATTTCTTGGTACGGCTCCTCTTATGATCTCACTCTTGAATTCATATCCTGATCCTGCTTCCAGTGTCTCAAACCTGACTGTAATACTAATATCAACAAACTGTCCTTGTCCACCTGATTGCTTCATGTGTGTGTATCTCACTTCAGTTAACTTTGGAGATACTCTCACGGTCGTTCACTTTGGCCTACCACGTGGCTTTGTTATCTTTTTTGCTATCCTTGAAAAGAATCTGATCAGTGAAGAGGTTGGCTTTAGTCACTGAATCAATATACAATAAAAGCATCATCAATCTGTTACGTGTACTGATACAGCAGTACACAATTGATCAAGTGAAATGGCAATGAGCTTCTAGAAGGATGAGGTGGATCTTATCCATATGTGAATATTCTTTTATGCTGAATAAACACACCACGTGAGAGGCATGTGCTGAGTAGAGCTTCACGCAGAGTGTGATAGGAGAGGGACCTTTCTATATAAGcagggagagaggagagaggagagaagagagaggagagaggagagaggagagaggagagagtgaGAGTTATCTAGAGATTAGATCACAAGAGGGGGAGGTGAGGGACTCCATTAATAATTCTCTCAAGGTTCTTGAGTACTTGTAACACAGTTCTAAGATAATATTTTCGTAATCTCATTATTGAGATTTTATGAGAATTAAGAAAGATAAGAGAAATCAAATGAAGAACATAGAAAATAATGAGAGACTTTCTTGAAAGATAATGAGAAAGGAGAAATTGAATTGCTTACTTGTTTCATGTATCAAGAGTGCCTATATATACATCAAATGGGGAGCCAAAAAAAGAGAGGCTTCCATGCACTAAATGAGGCTCTCTTGCACTAAGGAGATGCTCCCTTGCACTAAGGAGAGGCTCTCATACACTAACTAAATAAAGAAATGATAGTGCATGATATGTGGGCATAATACTCCACTCACCAAACAACCTCATTTTACATTTACTACAATTTACATTATTAAGTTTACTCATCTTTGCTTTATGATCTAACACTCCCCCTCGAGCTTGACACAGGTAGgtatcaagcttggaaaccatgaagcattccctcattaaaacctttagcttggaaaaaccacatgggataaaaaccaagctaAGAAAAAAGAGTAGACCACTTCATGGCTAAGGATCAATGTGATGGTAGATCCACAAGTCCCAACTTAGAATGTATGAATTCACAAACCTTAGtgcttgcagccttggtaaagatgtcagccagctgatcttcacttcttgtgtaacaAGGGAAGATGATTTTCTGTTCCACAggttgcctcaccttgtgacaatctacttcaatgtgtttagtcctctcatgaaagactgagttactAGCGATGTGTATGGCAGCCTGATTATCACAGTGCATAGTGATTGGTGTTGTAGTCTCAATCCCCAGGTCTTTAAGCAGCCCCTTGATCCATATCAGTTCACTTGTGAGATTTCTCATAGCTCTATATtctgcttcagcacttgaacatgacactactttttgcttcttgctcttccaagtcacaaggTTGCCACCAATAAATGTGCAATATCCagtggttgatctcctatcaactctatctcctgcccaatcagcatcacaatatcccactatTTTAGTACTCTTGTTCaatcccatccaaactccttggcctggtgcctctcttaggtaccttaatatcctttccaccatgttccaatggtgaatctttggcgcctgcatctgttggcttacttggttcacagcaaagcaaatatcaggtcttgtaattGTGAGGTAGATGAGCTTTCCCACCATTCTTCTGTACTGCTTCTCATCTCCAAAGGGCTTATTTTCAAACTCCCCCTGTCGCAACACTTTGTAACCATCTTCCAGTGGGGTCTTTGCTTTCTTTTCTCCAAGATCACCTGCCTCACTCAACAAatcaagtgtgtactttctttgagataggaataacccctctttagatcggcatatctcaatccctaaaaagtactttagctcacccaaatctttaatatcaaaagaGGATTTAAGAAAAGCTTTAGTTAagatgataccttccttatcacttccggtaatgataatgtcatccacatagatcAATATGACTACAATCCCACGCTGAGATGTGAGGGTGAATAGAGTGTGATCAGCTTCAGACTTGATGAATCCTCTTCCATTaagagttgtactcagcttgtggtaccatgctcttggtgattgctttaacccatagattgctttctttagcctcagcacattccctggtttGACAAGGTTTTCAAGCCCTGGTGGTGGtctcatgtagacttcatcctccaattctccttgaagaaaggcattcttcacatccatctgccataagTCCCACTCTAGGTTGACAGCCAATGAGAGAATGATCCTTATGGTGTgaagcttggctactggtgcaaaagtatccaAATAATCCTCTCCATACACCTGAGTATATCCCCTTGCTACTAgccttgtcttctttctttctggttttccATTTGCTAAGTACTTGATAGTGTGTATCATGCGGCTTGTCACTGCTTTCTTGCCTTTGGGGAGTTCAgtttcataccaagtgtcatttcTGATCATGGCATTGACCTCATCTTCGACGGATGCTCTCCATTCATCATCTaccattgcttcttcataagacCTTGGAATGTACTCTTGATCTATGTTGGCGATGAAAGCTTGATGCTCTGTGGGATAGTGAGCAAGAGAACATACTGCTTGTATAGGATGAGCTACTGCTTGGCTGTTGAAGTAAAATTTTTTGTTGATCCAGTTTGAGGCAGGCTTTCTCTCCCTTGTACTTCTCCTAAGTGACTGGACTTCTTCAGTAACATGCTGCTCATGTTCATCTCCACCTGAATGTACCTCAGTGACCTCGGTGTGCGGCTCCTCCACTGTCTCTTCTTGTTGTCTCTCATCCTGATCATGATCCTGACCAGTATGTGTATCATCTTGTCTCCCCCCATCAGGATCAGGATGGGGATTGTCTCCAGTGTGATCAACCACTTCAATCACAGTCCTTGGAACCTGTGTATCCTCTTGATCAGTTCCAGTCTCTGATGGTTGAGCCATATTGATGCCAAGACTCTCCATTATACGCCTCAGATTGTTTGCCCTATCAGAAGATGATTGAGAGATGTCCTTAAGCTTATCCCAACTTTTCTCTTCATAATATCCCCTTGATTCCACAAACTTTACATCTCTCGAGACCAATACCCTTCTCATGTCTGGGTCATAGCACTTGTAGCCTTTTTGGGTTGAAGAGTAACCAAGGAACACAGCGTTATACTTCTAGCCTCAAGCTTATTTCTTTGCTCCATTGGCTGCAAAACATAACACAAGCAACCAAACACACGAAAGTGATCAATAGATGATTTTCTATTGTTTAGTACCTCATATGGCGTGAGATCATCTAGCACCCTTgttggtgttctgttgatgagGTAGCATGCTGTCAtgaccgcatcactccagaactgCTTAGGTACATTAGTCTGGAACATCATAGatcttgccacttccatgaggtgtctgttcttcctctccgctacaccattttgttgtggtgtgtatggACAACTGGTTTGGTGTATGATCCCATTCTTGGCTAGGTAATTTTTGAAAGTATTGCTTGTATACTCCCccccattatctgacctgaatactttgatcttaacattaaATTGGTTAGTTATGTGGTTCTGGAAATTAATAAAAgcatctatcactctatctttagtttgaatcaTAGTTAGccaagtatattttgatttttgatcaataaaagtgacaaaatatctatgattctccctagatatgcatggtgcagtccaaacatcagagtgtataagatcaaagcagTTTTCATAGATAGTAGATGACTTAGGAAACACAGTCTTGCAATGTTTGCATAGGATACATGCTTCACAGTCATCATTTTTAAAGGAAATATCAGGAAGCAGCAGGTTTAGTGCACGAGAATGAGGATGacctagcctagcatgccataaAACACTTTTATCTAAAGCAGGAATTGAACTGAAAGCTGAAGATAAATTTGAAACAGTCTTGGTGTCTTCAAGTAGGTACAAGTCATCCTTTGTAAcaccttttccaatcaacttaagagtctcaatatcctgaaaaaCAACCTCATTGGGACTGAAAATCACATTACAATTTAAATCAGTGGTAGCTCTTTTGacagataataaatttgatgcaaaagatggcatgtaaaatgcttttGTATCTTTTTCAAATAGCTTAAGAGTTCCTACACCTTTAATTGGTATTttgtctccatttgcaatcattacattacCTAATACCGGTTCTACATTACTAATCAACCtagcatcactaatcatgtggtgAGAGGCTTCTGAGTCTATGACTAAAGGCTTAATACCACTAGATGAATGAGATGCATGTAGAGAAGTAACCAGAACTCTAGGCGGTTTATATGATGCACTAAGGGAAataccaagtgtgttaccagaCTCTTTTAGAGCTTTGATGAGAGCCTCTAGGTCTGACTTCTTGATAGATTCATCTTGTGTAGTTCTCACAGCTGAGCAGCCGCTGAAAGACATTGTCTTTCCTTCACTAGCACCATTAGTGCGCTTAGGAGTAGATGGCTCTCCTACTTCACCAGAGAAGTTTGCCCTTGCATCTGCATATGGAGTCCAGAATTTCTGAGGTTTAAGGTGTGGATGGAGGATCCAACATTTGTCTTTGCCATGACCCTTCTTCTTACAGTGATCACACACCCAAATCTTCTTATCTTCTGGTTTGTAGTACCCCTTGTTAGCTACGCCTTCTGGTTTGGTCTCTGCCCCTTCAGCTTGATTTACCATGATGAGCTCTCCCTTTCTCCCAAAGAGCCCAACTGATCCTTGCTCCTTTTGGATCTGAGAGCACACTTCATCTAGAGATGGGAGCTCCTGTCCTCTTAGGATGTGTTTGATCAAGTCATTATACCCAGGGTTGAGAGTGAAGAGAAGCGCAAATactttatcttgctctcttctctgGTTCAGTACTTCAGGATCCAAAgtacttggcctcaacatctctagttcAGCCCACAAAGACCTAAACTTTCCAAAGTGTCTATCAAACTCAGTATCCTCTTGACACAAATTGTTGATAGccctcttgacttcaaacactctaCTGATGTTGGAGACATTTCCAAACACCTTTTGAAGTGTATCCCACAGATCTTTAGAAGTTTCACAGTAGGAGTAAGCTTCCAAGATTGAGGGTTCAAGACTGTTGTGGATGATAGATAACACCATGAGATCTTCTTGAACTCTTTTCTTATCACCATCTTCAGCCACACTATCTCCTTACCATCCTCTCCTAAGATAGTCTTCTTCTTAAGGCCTCTgccttcttcaacaatttcCCAGAGACCTCTGCCTCCAAGAGCTGTCTTAGTTAACCTTGCCCAAAGTAAGTAGTTAGCtcccttgagagtaactggaATCACAACCATCTTTGAATTTCCTCCAGAATCCATTAAGAACAGTTCAAGTACAATGAGAagaacaacttttttttttttttaagtaaatagAAACAGAGTGAAAGATTGAAAGATTGCGGAAGACTTAAGGTTCAAGAGCTTgtcgctctgataccatgagattttaTGAGAATTAAGAAAGATAAGAGAAATTAAATGAAGAACATAGAAAATAATGAGAGACTTTCTTGAAAGATAATGAGAAAGGAGAAATTGAATTGCTTACTTGTTTCATGTATCAAGAGTGCCTATATATACATCAAATGGGGAGCCAAAAACAAAGAGGCTCCCATGCACTAAATGAGGCTCTCTTGCACTAAGGAGAGGCTCCCTTGCACTAAGGAGAGGCTCTCATACACTAACTAAATAAAGAAATGATAGTGCATGATATGTGGGCATAATACTCCACTCACCAAACAACCTCATTTTACATTTACTACAATTTACATTATTAAGTTTACTCATCTTTGCTTTATGATCAACAATTATTTCCTTTGCTTAATCTCTGTTTTGATCCAACAAAGATACGTCACACGATTTCACTCCTGATTGTGGTTGTTCAAGCTTTATCCTTGCCACATGTTTCAGCTTTAGGCTCAAAGACTTACCTCTACCCGGTTCTCGGAGGAGGCGACCTTCGAGGTTCTCGAGCTTCTCTGTTTTGTCAGCAGGGCTGCCTCATTCCTcggtggcttggtcggtcgagGCTTCACTTCCCAGCGCCATGAGCATGTTGTGTTCATGGTGGTGTTGCTTCTCTTTGATTTTGCAGGTCTTGGAGTGTTCTCGGCTTAGTCTAGTTGCGACTGGCTCGGGTCCGTCCTTTATTCACCACCAGGCCTAGCGATCATTCTTGGTTCTAGTTCTGGGTGGTTGGCGATATAGAAGATTGCACAGCGGGTTAGGAGCGTTTTTCACTTGGTATGGCTTC
This genomic stretch from Brassica napus cultivar Da-Ae chromosome C9, Da-Ae, whole genome shotgun sequence harbors:
- the LOC106368855 gene encoding hsp70-Hsp90 organizing protein 2 isoform X2 — encoded protein: MADEAKAKGNAAFSSGDFTSAVNHFTDAINLSPTNHVLFSNRSAAHASLHQYQEALSDAKKTVELKPDWAKGYSRLGAAHVGLNQFGEAADAYSKGLEIDPSNEALKSGLADASSRSRAAAPQNNPFGDAFKGPEMWAKLSADPSTRGFLKQPDFVNMMQEIQRSPSNLNLYLKDQRVMQSLGVLLNVQIRTQAGDEAEAMEEDEMVVNEPEVEKKPEPEPEVAEEKERKEKALKEKEMGNAAYKKKDFENAIKHYSTAMEIDDEDISYITNRAAVHLEMGNYDECIKDCDKAVERGRELRSDYKMVAKALTRKGTALGKMAKVSNDYEPVIETYQKALTEHRNPDTLKRLNEAERAKKELEQQEYFDPAIGDAEREKGNEFFKEQKYPDAVKHYTEAIKRNPKDPRAYSNRAACYTKLGAMPEGLKDAEKCIELDPTFSKGYSRKGAVQFFMKEYDNAMETYQEGLKHDPNNQELLDGVRRCVQQINKANRGDLTPEELKERQAKGMQDPEIQNILTDPVMSQVLSDLQENPAAAQKHMQNPMIMNKIQKLISSGIVQMK
- the LOC106368855 gene encoding hsp70-Hsp90 organizing protein 2 isoform X1 codes for the protein MADEAKAKGNAAFSSGDFTSAVNHFTDAINLSPTNHVLFSNRSAAHASLHQYQEALSDAKKTVELKPDWAKGYSRLGAAHVGLNQFGEAADAYSKGLEIDPSNEALKSGLADASSRSRAAAPQNNPFGDAFKGPEMWAKLSADPSTRGFLKQPDFVNMMQEIQRSPSNLNLYLKDQRVMQSLGVLLNVQIRTQAGDEAEAMEEDEMVVNEPEVEKKPEPEPEVAEEKERKEKALKEKEMGNAAYKKKDFENAIKHYSTAMEIDDEDISYITNRAAVHLEMGNYDECIKDCDKAVERGRELRSDYKMVAKALTRKGTALGKMAKVSNDYEPVIETYQKALTEHRNPDTLKRLNEAERAKKELEQQEYFDPAIGDAEREKGNEFFKEQKYPDAVKHYTEAIKRNPKDPRAYSNRAACYTKLGAMPEGLKDAEKCIELDPTFSKGYSRKGAVQFFMKEYDNAMETYQEGLKHDPNNQELLDGVRRCVQQINKANRGDLTPEELKERQAKGMQDPEIQNILTDPVMSQVLSDLQENPAAAQKHMQNPMIMNKIQKLISSGIVQMK